A single window of Vidua chalybeata isolate OUT-0048 chromosome 7, bVidCha1 merged haplotype, whole genome shotgun sequence DNA harbors:
- the C7H2orf80 gene encoding LOW QUALITY PROTEIN: uncharacterized protein C2orf80 homolog (The sequence of the model RefSeq protein was modified relative to this genomic sequence to represent the inferred CDS: inserted 1 base in 1 codon; substituted 1 base at 1 genomic stop codon), with protein MPAWRMLSEIKSNLITSSSAGMKGEDYVGIRLXEKGFGPRGQRQSTFLDDMVYYNLALSVALMWXDSDAQTTLTREKMDFAAHNQYTYPNQVEREAMILSSYGGILINSIPIEKISEIYSMRPTATHWQSSAKDHWIQPFKISLHLSAMLSAPEAAEHAWKQSIKYQTPTAHQKQGPHSARRAKKDCKQLDSVTRGKQHGDKLATEAKQGISPRKPGTNSKVRKANAAKTQQRPRLRVLHLVVGELTDVFYLSFIIHLQLVF; from the exons ATGCCTGCATGGAGGATGCTCTCAGAAATCAAATCCAACTTAATTACAAGTTCCTCAGCTGGAATGAAAG GGGAAGATTATGTTGGCATCAGACTATGAGAAAAAGGATTTGGTCCAAGAGGACAAAGGCAGTCCACCTTTCTAGATGACATG GTCTATTATAACTTAGCCCTCAGTGTTGCTTTGATGT TTGACTCAGATGCTCAGACTACACtgacaagagagaaaat GGATTTTGCAGCTCACAACCAATACACATATCCCAACCAAGTTGAGAGAGAAGCTATGATATTATCTTCATATGGTGGAATACTAATT AACAGCATTCCTATAGAAAAGATCTCTGAGATTTACAGCATGAGACCCACAGCAACAcactggcagagctctgcaaaa GACCACTGGATTCAACCTTTCAAGATCTCCCTGCATCTGTCTGCCATGCTGAGTGCCCCTGAAGCTGCAGAGCATGCCTGGAAGCAAA GCATCAAGTACCAGACACCAACAGCACATCAAAAGCAAGGCCCTCATTCAGCAAGGAGAGCTAAAAAGGACTGCAAGCAACTGGACAGTGTGACCAGAGGAAAGCAACACGGTGACAAACTAG CTacagaagcaaaacaaggaatctCTCCAAGGAAGCCTGGAACAAACTCAAAAGTGAGGAAAGCAAATGCAGCAAAGACACAACAAAGACCTAGACTTCGTGTACTTCACTTAGTTGTAGGTGAGCTAACTGATGTCTTCTACCTTAGCTTTATAATACATTTGCAACTTGTGTTTtag